One Oncorhynchus masou masou isolate Uvic2021 chromosome 27, UVic_Omas_1.1, whole genome shotgun sequence genomic window carries:
- the LOC135516151 gene encoding H/ACA ribonucleoprotein complex subunit 3, with amino-acid sequence MFLQFYLNENGERVYTLKKVDLLGQPTSSAHPARFSPDDKFSRHRVTLKKRFGLLLTQQPRPVL; translated from the exons ATGTTTCTGCAGTTCTATTTGAacgagaatggggagagagtttACACTCTGAAG AAGGTGGATCTATTGGGCCAGCCCACCAGCTCTGCCCACCCCGCCCGCTTCTCGCCTGACGACAAGTTCTCCCGGCACCGGGTAACCCTGAAGAAACGCTTCGGCCTCCTCCTCACCCAGCAGCCCAGACCAGTTCTGTGA